TCCATGAGAACAGTATCGATGATCTTCGTGGTCTCGGACTTGGAGAAGCCTCGCTTGCGCAGGAAGCCCTGGCGATCTTCGTCGTCTCTGGCAACGATCCGTTGCCGCGCCGTCTTGATGCCGTTGACGAACGGCATGGGCGAGGAATCGGCAAACTGGATCAGGGCCGGCTCGGCTTCCAGGGCGAAACGGGAGGCCGCGTATTTCGAATGGCGGATGGTGATTTCCTCGAAATCTTCCACGCCCCACAGATTTCGATTCTGACACACTGCGCGCAGATAGAAGCTGGCGATGCCGAGCGTGCGGGCCCCGACTTCGGAATTCCAGCAGTAGAAGCCGCGAAAATAAAGGTCCGGTTCACCGTTCGGCAGCCGCCCGGCCTCGATCGGGTTCAGGTCGTCGACGAGGAACACGAAGATATCGCGGTCGGACGCATAGAGCGTAGTCGTATCGTTGGAGATGTCGACGTGTGGATTGTAGATTCCCGTTGACCAGTCGAGCACGCCGGGCACTTTCCAGCGCGTGTCGCCGGTGCCGTTGCCGGCGATCTTTTGCACGGCGTCCACCAGTTCTGAGTCAAATATTCTGCCGTAATCAGGGCCTGTTACCGCTCGCAGCTCTAGGCGTCCGTTCTCGATTTCCAGCGTCTTCACCTGCTCGGCACGATGGTTGAGAAGACCGTGCTGGAGGTTGATCGCCGCCAGCGGTGCCGGAAGCTGGCGCAGATAGGCGGCCGGCGCGCCGACCAGGCTGGCGAGTTGGCCAAAACTCCAATGCGTGGGGGAAACAGGGGCAGGCGCATCGGGCAGCATCAGCCTCAGGCGCTCCGGATCGTCGCGGCTGGCCTCGACGCGGATCAGCTCACTTTCGACGATGCGGGTCTTGCTGCGCACCGACCGGCTCTTCACCGCATTTCCAAGGTCGTTGAGCGACAGGTATCGCTCATCCGCCGGCCGGTTGAACCATTCTGACGACACGCGGCCAATACGCTGGCCGCGGCTGACGTCGACCTTGTAACCGGCACGCTCGTTGCGCTTGGGCGCAAGAATTTCCATCTGGGTCATGGGTGTTGCTCCTTAGCGGGCGCCGGGAGACTCTCTCCCGGACCTTTACCCGCCACCGCAACCCGCCCGCCCTCTTCCTCTCCTGCACCAGCGCGCCCTACCAGGTCGCCATTGCAGCCGCTTCAAGGCTGGCACCCAGGAAGGAAGGCTCGGGCTTCGGGAAAGCCCGAGCCTGGGACCAAGCGCCTTACCTTCCAGCCGCGACAGAATCCCGCGGTGCTTGCTTGGGCAACGAGACCGTCCGGAACTTGTCTTGAGATTGGGCAATTGCCAGTTCTGTTCTGGCCCTAGCCAGAAATGTATAAATTGACCCAACGTCATGATACGCGAAGACTTTATCGAGGTCGGGATTGAGAGTGAATTGTATGTCGAGCAGGTTCGTCCGGCCCGTGGTGGTGCAAGTTGGCCGTCATGACCGTGAGCGCATTGTATTCGATGTGAACGACGCAGCGATGATCCTGCTGCGGAGTTTCCCTCATCAGACGGAGAAGCGAAAACTGGCTATGGATGCATGTCTTCAGGTTCTGCGCGGTGAACTACCAGTGGCCGGACGTCGTCGCCCCAGTTTACCTGTTTCTCGCGCGCAAGAAAAAGGCCGGACCAAAGGCCCGGCCAGGTATGAAGGTCAAAACCTCCAGAGGGGAACGCGC
This DNA window, taken from Mesorhizobium sp. INR15, encodes the following:
- a CDS encoding DUF932 domain-containing protein is translated as MTQMEILAPKRNERAGYKVDVSRGQRIGRVSSEWFNRPADERYLSLNDLGNAVKSRSVRSKTRIVESELIRVEASRDDPERLRLMLPDAPAPVSPTHWSFGQLASLVGAPAAYLRQLPAPLAAINLQHGLLNHRAEQVKTLEIENGRLELRAVTGPDYGRIFDSELVDAVQKIAGNGTGDTRWKVPGVLDWSTGIYNPHVDISNDTTTLYASDRDIFVFLVDDLNPIEAGRLPNGEPDLYFRGFYCWNSEVGARTLGIASFYLRAVCQNRNLWGVEDFEEITIRHSKYAASRFALEAEPALIQFADSSPMPFVNGIKTARQRIVARDDEDRQGFLRKRGFSKSETTKIIDTVLMEEGRPPESIFDFVQGITRVARDKPHQDVRLEMEGKAKKLLDFAN